TTCGGCACCTTAACAATTCGCGATATCAGGGAAATCGTATTTCTATTCGTCACATTCGGTAGCTGATTTCCCTTCGGTATGGACAACACGCAAATGATTAAAAGtaggcaaaaaccaaagaaccATTTGTACAGTGGATGTGCGGCACGAAAGCGCGAATCCATGTTGTGCCAACGACCACAAATTCTACGCAACTGAAGCGCACCCAATGTCCCGCAAAAGAACGAAGACAGAGGCACTGAGACCCTCTGTGTGACATATAGCCGAATACCTGCCTGATTTTAATAGTTCTTCGAACTGTTATCACACACAATGCTGTGCCCCAGCggtgctctgttctgttctgttctgccctgccatgctctgctctgctctgccctgaaTGCGTAGGCATTCGGTAATTTGGTAACTTGTTCCGACTGCACGTTCAAGTGGGCGTTCGACCAATTTTATCTGCCACTTTCCATAATTGTGACATGCCCGAGCAATTAACAGTCAAAGAAGCATACTTAAGAGGCATTTCAAAGTACTTTAAAGATTGTTTTTCGGGTGCAGTAAAACAGAGAAagacgagaagggacgtgtgagacgcttcttacgcgtcacaacttttatacccggcactcagtactaaatctgcactttagcggttatttgtcaaattttacattttttcttcatctgtcatctacatcaacaacactactcacgccaacacgctcctttagctcgccaccctcccctagagacacacactgcagagtcgcggcagaggcagcggcagaggcagaggcagtgacgtgtcaggggccaggccataaacagcgcgaagcagagtgagaatgctgcgggacggggtgggttaggccactgaaaatttccccattgtggctataataatgatccaatcgtatcccaatttggtgatctgatagaaatggtcattccctacggaatggcgtttttagttttctgctatcttcaaaattgtagatttgggaggttttcgcccttttgcggaggcggaagggggcgtggctaatttttgaaatacacttgtaacagtgtgagcatacagaagtctggatgcaaaatttggtggctctagctattatagtctctgagatccaggcgctcataaggacggacggacggacggacggacggacggacggacggacggacggacggacggacggacagacagacatggctcaatcgactcggctattgatgctgatcaagaatatatatactttatggggtcggaaacgtttccttctgtgcgttacatacaaccgttatccgcacaaatacaatataccctatttactcttcgagtaccgggtataaaaacctgACCTTTGCATAGAAGATTCACCTGGGGTATTCGGCTTGGGGTgaggaaatttaattgtgGATGCAAACTTAGAAACTAAAAAACTATGCGTATGAACACGGTACAACAATAATGCTATATGGAATATCTTATCTGCCTTATTTTATCCTCAACTCGCTCAGGCATATgcaatataatttttttatcTTATCGTGCATGCATTTGGAGTCCgttttgtatgtgtttatcCGACTTATGCGCTCCACATTGATCTCCAGCGCTTCGGTGGCATTATTGAACAATGTGGTGCCAAAGAATTCGgcatcattttcatttaccaTAAACTTTGTGCGATAATAAACCATTTGGGTGTCGCCCATGGGGCTGTCCTTTTTCTCCGTTCTGGTGACGTATTTCAGTGTCAGATTGCTGCACATTTCATTCAGTTTTCTCTGCCAGAGATATTCGTTTATTCGATGTATCACTTTATGGGCAATGCGACGGGTCCACTCGCCATTTACCTCCCGATAGACATTGCAGGTGCAGTAGGTTTCCTCGATGCCCGCTTGCGAGCAACTCCGATCCTCCGGTATTGGCATCAGCAACGACTGACAGGTGGGACAGTCATAGGCATTGGACACTGCCGACTCCTGCTCCATGTCCAGGACATGCCTCAGCGTATTGTACACATCAAAATTGGAGCTCAGACGATGCTGATTCAGGGCCAGGGCTGCAGCATGCTCGGGATACTTGCGCCGAAACCAGGGCGGCAGATGGATAAACATCATGGGCAGTGTCTCCTCCAGAAAAGATTCCGGCACCTTCTGCAGCGGCCCAAATCGTGCTCCATGATCCGAAAAGAATATCATAATTGTGTGCTCGAAGGCTCCGTCACGCTCAAAGTTCAACAGATCCTGCAGGATCTTGTGCTGCATTGCAGAGGGCATGAAGGAATCATCATGGCTGAAATGATTCGACCAAAACATGCCCCAAATGGGTCGATCGGCCACAAAACGCTGCATAAACTGCCGGCAGTAGTCGAAGATGTAACTATTGGCCAATCGACGACCCAGACAGTACTTCATGCAGCAGCCAGGGCACCGCAGGATCTCCGTGCGATTCTCCAGGGCCACCACAAATGGACGAAAGTAATAGTCCACGGGCTTCACCGTAAATCCCGGCTTCATGTACGTAAACGTGTTGGACTCTTTCTCATCCTCAGCAAAGGCTGTCAAGTAGCCAGCACTCTTCAGATCCTTCCATATAAAGGGTATCCTGTCCAGACAGCCCTTGATGTCCGTATCgcaaatgtgcgccttggcCGAATCTGGGAAGTAGCCCGTcagaatggcaaacaaattgggAAAGGAATTGTCCCCCACCTGTGGGAGAATTACAAGGAGATTTAAAAAGTGGAGAATGGGAGGCTGTGGATGTTGCATGTACCTTGGTGTAACCCTGCATTTCATACCATCCTGGTGACTGCAGGAACTCATAGACCAGTGGCATGGTGCGGCGGAGATTTGTGCGTGAAACGGTATCAATTCCATACATGATGACACTGGGCTTTCGTGGATGCTCCTGGGGCGCCGCTGGCGGCTGCTTCTGAT
The sequence above is a segment of the Drosophila subobscura isolate 14011-0131.10 chromosome U, UCBerk_Dsub_1.0, whole genome shotgun sequence genome. Coding sequences within it:
- the LOC117902515 gene encoding uncharacterized protein LOC117902515; translation: MVRCTFNAMKKCLWCVLLLLILIILCKKENELVQRDREDLGTKKYYVQTPNCRIPYVNPFSPEIMKYYKPLKFIPCTNESDLIRVQYDKYLQQYVLHINEHVIHGFLQLNKTPYTCFYQQIIHGEKADDYDSIGDRIYFGQDYVMPVSVEGMLVECRALSPPRVLQKDAFVLVQHQKQPPAAPQEHPRKPSVIMYGIDTVSRTNLRRTMPLVYEFLQSPGWYEMQGYTKVGDNSFPNLFAILTGYFPDSAKAHICDTDIKGCLDRIPFIWKDLKSAGYLTAFAEDEKESNTFTYMKPGFTVKPVDYYFRPFVVALENRTEILRCPGCCMKYCLGRRLANSYIFDYCRQFMQRFVADRPIWGMFWSNHFSHDDSFMPSAMQHKILQDLLNFERDGAFEHTIMIFFSDHGARFGPLQKVPESFLEETLPMMFIHLPPWFRRKYPEHAAALALNQHRLSSNFDVYNTLRHVLDMEQESAVSNAYDCPTCQSLLMPIPEDRSCSQAGIEETYCTCNVYREVNGEWTRRIAHKVIHRINEYLWQRKLNEMCSNLTLKYVTRTEKKDSPMGDTQMVYYRTKFMVNENDAEFFGTTLFNNATEALEINVERISRINTYKTDSKCMHDKIKKLYCICLSELRIK